From the genome of Palaemon carinicauda isolate YSFRI2023 chromosome 6, ASM3689809v2, whole genome shotgun sequence, one region includes:
- the LOC137643162 gene encoding uncharacterized protein, translating to MQIEDKPTFSVRAMNESLQEVFPDKPHDSDRTVKRALVGEFITYKMCRIIHQERNSEIVKQERAEFAHYIYEEGLREQRIYVEEMGFNLYTSRTYGRAPRGQRVHKIVGGQRGNNITFIAAISNTSGLVYHETYNQSVKKEYFTDFVTSLEAILRACDNPVTVILMDNASFHRNLLEHFPNLNIKKLNPHSPFSNPIANALSVLKDRIKNISMMYAMLGQLEEKD from the coding sequence ATGCAGATTGAAGATAAACCTACATTCAGTGTTCGTGCGATGAATGAATCCTTACAAGAAGTGTTTCCTGATAAGCCTCATGATTCAGATCGTACCGTCAAAAGAGCTCTTGTTGGGGAGTTCATAACCTATAAAATGTGTCGTATCATTCATcaagaaagaaattcagagatagTAAAGCAGGAACGCGCAGAATTTGCTCACTATATATATGAAGAGGGATTGCGAGAGCAAAGGATTTATGTAGAGGAAATGGGTTTCAACCTATACACGAGCAGGACTTATGGTAGAGCTCCCAGGGGACAAAGGGTTCATAAGATTGTTGGAGGGCAACGTGGTAACAACATCACCTTCATTGCTGCCATCTCCAATACAAGTGGATTAGTGTATCATGAAACTTATAATCAATCCGTTAAGAAGGAATATTTTACCGACTTCGTAACGTCCTTGGAAGCCATTCTTAGGGCATGCGACAACCCTGTCACGGTTATTTTGATGGATAACGCCTCTTTCCACAGAAACCTTTTAGAACACTTTCCAAATCTAAATATTAAAAAGCTGAATCCCCACTCTCCATTTTCGAATCCTATTGCAAATGCATTATCAGTCCTTAAAGATCGAATCAAGAACATTTCAATGATGTATGCAATGTTAGGACAGCTTGAAGAGAAAGACTGA